The Ornithinimicrobium faecis genome includes a window with the following:
- a CDS encoding methionine synthase yields MVVATGIGSWPGTDIREALRAVRDSLTDAPEGVTTLPYLPELPARGPGADMIGRGAGLLVDLPVDVQPQGWRLVDRPGRDAERTASLRRQDLDELAEAFDGWDGPLKLQVTGPWTLAAALWLPLGDRVLSDAGATRDLAVSLAEGIRAHLIEVAGLLPGAHLTLQIDEPSLPAVVLGRVKSDSGFRVLPTPDSSQAEHILGTVVSAAKDAGAATTIHCCGDEPPIDLLRGAGPDAISLDTSTLRTGDWDAIATAVESGTTFWAGALSSTRPSAYGRVSSALATRWHELGLPPASLAHLGVTPSCGLAGSTPADATAITRATVETARAIAEEAVR; encoded by the coding sequence ATGGTGGTTGCAACCGGGATCGGGTCATGGCCCGGGACGGACATTCGTGAAGCTCTGCGGGCCGTGCGTGACTCACTGACCGACGCCCCCGAGGGCGTGACGACCCTGCCCTATCTGCCTGAGCTGCCCGCTCGAGGCCCCGGCGCGGACATGATCGGCCGTGGCGCCGGCCTCCTGGTCGACCTGCCGGTCGACGTGCAGCCACAGGGCTGGCGCCTGGTGGATCGCCCGGGGCGGGATGCCGAGCGGACCGCCTCCTTGCGACGCCAGGACCTGGACGAGCTGGCCGAGGCCTTCGACGGCTGGGACGGCCCACTGAAACTGCAGGTCACCGGACCGTGGACGCTGGCCGCGGCGTTGTGGTTGCCGCTGGGGGACCGGGTGCTCTCCGACGCCGGCGCCACCCGGGACCTCGCGGTCTCGCTCGCGGAGGGGATCCGCGCCCACCTGATCGAGGTCGCGGGCCTGCTGCCCGGCGCCCACCTCACCCTGCAGATCGACGAGCCCTCGCTGCCTGCCGTCGTGCTCGGTCGGGTGAAGTCCGACTCGGGCTTCCGGGTGCTCCCCACCCCGGACAGCAGCCAGGCCGAGCACATCCTCGGCACGGTGGTCTCAGCTGCCAAGGACGCCGGCGCAGCCACCACGATCCACTGCTGCGGGGACGAGCCGCCCATCGACCTGCTCCGCGGCGCCGGCCCTGACGCGATCTCGCTGGACACAAGCACCCTGCGCACCGGTGACTGGGACGCCATCGCCACCGCGGTCGAGAGCGGGACCACCTTCTGGGCCGGCGCGTTGTCGAGCACCCGACCCTCGGCATACGGCCGGGTCAGTTCGGCACTGGCCACCCGCTGGCACGAGCTCGGCCTGCCCCCCGCGAGCCTGGCCCATCTCGGGGTGACCCCCTCGTGCGGGCTGGCGGGCAGCACCCCCGCCGACGCGACGGCGATCACCCGGGCGACCGTGGAGACGGCCCGGGCGATCGCCGAAGAGGCGGTGCGCTGA
- the gatB gene encoding Asp-tRNA(Asn)/Glu-tRNA(Gln) amidotransferase subunit GatB, whose product MSTQIEDVVDYDELLTRYDPVLGLEVHVELNTATKMFCGCAIGFGADPNTQVCPVCLGLPGALPVVNAVAVESAIRIGLALNCQIAQWCRFARKNYFYPDMPKNFQTSQYDEPIAFEGYLDVELDDGTIYRVDIERAHMEEDTGKSTHIGGSTGRIQGAEFSLVDFNRAGIPLIEIVTKPLTGAGARAPEVARAYVAALRDLLKALDVSEVKMEQGNVRCDANVSLRARAGDGATSEEQLAVPLGTRTETKNVNSLRSIERAVRYEMCRHAAVLDSGESILQETRHWHEDTGVTTSGRPKSDADDYRYFPEPDLVPVAPTRERVEELRATLPEPPAQRRKRLQADWGYSDLEMRDVINAEALEVIEETVAAGATPVAARKWWMGDLARRANDAGSAVTELGVTPAHIAELDGLVRDGRLNDSMARQVMEGVLAGEGTPKQVADARGLELVQDDGALEAAVDKVIDANPDVAAKVRDGKVQAAGALIGQVMKEMRGQADAAKAREMILAKLT is encoded by the coding sequence GTGAGCACGCAGATCGAGGACGTCGTCGACTACGACGAGCTGCTGACCAGGTATGACCCGGTGCTGGGCCTGGAGGTCCACGTCGAGCTGAACACCGCGACCAAGATGTTCTGCGGCTGCGCGATCGGCTTCGGCGCCGACCCGAACACGCAGGTCTGCCCCGTGTGCCTGGGGCTGCCCGGGGCGCTGCCGGTCGTCAACGCGGTGGCCGTGGAGTCGGCGATCCGGATCGGCCTGGCGCTGAACTGCCAGATCGCGCAGTGGTGCCGGTTTGCCCGGAAGAACTATTTCTATCCGGACATGCCCAAGAACTTCCAGACGAGTCAATATGACGAGCCGATCGCTTTCGAGGGCTATCTGGATGTCGAGCTGGACGATGGCACGATCTATCGCGTCGACATCGAGCGTGCCCACATGGAGGAGGACACCGGCAAGTCCACCCACATCGGCGGCTCGACCGGCCGCATCCAGGGTGCCGAGTTCTCCCTGGTCGACTTCAACCGTGCGGGCATCCCGCTGATCGAGATCGTCACCAAGCCGCTCACCGGTGCTGGGGCGCGGGCGCCGGAGGTGGCGCGTGCCTATGTCGCTGCGTTGCGCGACCTGCTCAAGGCGCTGGACGTCTCTGAGGTGAAGATGGAGCAGGGCAATGTGCGCTGCGACGCCAACGTCTCGCTGCGGGCCAGGGCCGGCGACGGTGCGACCTCTGAGGAGCAGCTGGCCGTGCCGCTGGGCACTCGGACCGAGACCAAGAACGTCAACAGCCTGCGCTCGATCGAGCGAGCCGTGCGCTATGAGATGTGCCGGCATGCGGCCGTGCTGGACTCCGGCGAGAGCATCCTGCAGGAGACCCGGCACTGGCACGAGGACACCGGTGTGACGACGTCTGGTCGCCCGAAGTCGGATGCCGACGACTACCGCTATTTCCCCGAGCCGGACCTGGTGCCGGTCGCGCCGACCCGCGAGCGGGTCGAGGAGCTGCGGGCCACGCTGCCCGAGCCGCCGGCCCAGCGCCGCAAGCGTCTGCAGGCCGACTGGGGATACTCCGACCTGGAGATGCGCGACGTCATCAACGCCGAGGCACTCGAGGTGATCGAGGAGACCGTTGCCGCGGGCGCCACGCCTGTCGCCGCCCGCAAGTGGTGGATGGGTGACCTGGCGCGCCGGGCCAACGACGCTGGCTCTGCGGTGACGGAGCTGGGCGTCACCCCCGCACACATCGCCGAGCTCGACGGGCTGGTGCGGGACGGCCGCCTCAACGACTCGATGGCCCGCCAGGTCATGGAGGGCGTGCTGGCCGGCGAGGGCACCCCGAAGCAGGTCGCCGACGCCCGCGGGCTCGAGCTGGTCCAGGACGACGGTGCCCTCGAGGCCGCCGTCGACAAGGTCATCGACGCCAACCCGGACGTCGCGGCCAAGGTCCGCGACGGCAAGGTCCAGGCGGCCGGTGCGCTGATCGGGCAGGTCATGAAGGAGATGCGCGGGCAGGCCGACGCGGCCAAGGCCCGCGAGATGATCCTGGCCAAACTCACGTGA
- a CDS encoding DUF488 family protein yields the protein MNQPLLTVGHGTLDREGLGDLLVGAGVEALVDIRRFPGSRHNPDSRREALEQWVPERGIDYRWEERLGGRRRLDADEDAASPDTWWRVAQFRAYAAGTRAPEFAEAMGELLSSATEHRTVIMCSEAVWWRCHRRIVADVAVLAHGLPTSHLMHTGKLTDHPVSEGARVNEDGEVVWDG from the coding sequence ATGAACCAGCCACTCCTGACCGTCGGGCACGGCACGCTCGATCGGGAGGGGCTCGGTGATCTTCTGGTGGGGGCCGGAGTCGAGGCGCTGGTGGACATCCGGCGCTTCCCGGGCAGCCGGCACAACCCGGACTCTCGGCGCGAGGCACTGGAGCAGTGGGTGCCGGAGCGTGGGATCGACTATCGGTGGGAGGAGCGCCTCGGCGGACGGCGCCGCCTGGATGCCGACGAGGACGCCGCGAGTCCTGACACGTGGTGGCGAGTCGCCCAGTTCCGCGCCTATGCCGCGGGCACCCGCGCGCCAGAGTTTGCCGAGGCAATGGGCGAGCTGTTGTCGAGTGCCACAGAGCATCGCACCGTCATCATGTGCAGCGAGGCCGTGTGGTGGCGCTGCCACCGCAGGATCGTGGCCGACGTGGCAGTGCTGGCCCACGGGCTGCCGACGTCGCACCTGATGCACACCGGGAAGCTCACCGATCATCCGGTCAGCGAGGGTGCGCGGGTGAACGAGGACGGCGAGGTCGTCTGGGACGGGTGA
- the ligA gene encoding NAD-dependent DNA ligase LigA, whose product MCSLHRCTVWRRSHLGCVGPVRQDGGVSETAPEDVRHDWTELAEEIRGHQFAYYVRDAPTITDGEFDALLKSLEAIEEEWPELRVPESPTQQVGGTFSTEFAAVDHVERMLSLDNAFSLEEVQAWATRVENEAGGAEVHYLCELKIDGLAVNLLYEKGKLVRGATRGDGRTGEDVTLNVRTIEGIPHTLVPPEHQEGEPVPIPDVLEVRGEVYFPVTAFEELNASLVEAGKAPFANPRNTAAGSLRQKDPRVTATRKLRMLVHGIGARTGFEMTRQSQAYELLSAWGLPVSPHAKVLDDLGAVEEFITYFGEHRHDAAEHELDGIVIKVDEVGVQRRLGSTSRAPRWAIAYKYAPEEVTTKLLDIRVNVGRTGRVTPYAVMEPVKVAGSTVEQATLHNGYEVERKGVLIGDTVVLRKAGDVIPEVVGPVADLRDGTEVAFVMPTQCPSCGTPLAEQKEGDKDIRCPNSQTCPAQLRERLFSLASRGAFDIEALGGEGVSALLDAEVIKDESTLFRLTAEDIARVPLYTRAAKKTDPQDKVIDGRILSANGTKLVANLEQVRSQPLWRVLVALSIRHVGPTAARALATEFVSMDRIRGASLEELAATEGVGPTIAQSVTDWFEVDWHRQIVERWAQDGVRMADEVDDSVERTLEGLTIVVTGSLDGFSRDESKEAIVSRGGKAAGSVSKKTDYVVVGDNAGSKADKAEQLGVPVLDEAGFRRLLETGSPD is encoded by the coding sequence ATGTGCTCGCTCCACCGTTGCACGGTGTGGCGCAGGTCGCATCTGGGCTGTGTCGGCCCCGTGCGTCAAGATGGGGGAGTGAGCGAGACAGCACCCGAAGACGTGCGGCACGACTGGACCGAGCTGGCCGAGGAGATCAGGGGGCACCAGTTCGCCTACTACGTGCGGGACGCCCCAACCATCACCGACGGTGAGTTCGACGCCCTGCTCAAGTCGCTGGAGGCGATCGAGGAGGAGTGGCCCGAGCTGCGGGTGCCGGAGTCACCGACCCAGCAGGTTGGCGGCACCTTTTCCACCGAGTTCGCAGCCGTCGACCACGTCGAGCGGATGCTCAGCCTCGACAACGCCTTCTCCCTTGAGGAGGTGCAGGCATGGGCGACCCGCGTCGAGAACGAGGCTGGCGGCGCCGAGGTGCACTATCTCTGCGAGCTCAAGATCGACGGCCTGGCCGTCAACCTGCTCTACGAGAAGGGCAAGTTGGTGCGTGGCGCCACCCGCGGTGACGGGCGCACGGGCGAGGACGTCACGCTCAATGTGCGCACCATCGAGGGCATCCCCCACACGCTGGTCCCGCCGGAGCACCAGGAGGGCGAGCCGGTGCCGATCCCGGACGTCCTCGAGGTCCGCGGCGAGGTCTATTTTCCGGTGACCGCCTTCGAGGAACTCAACGCGTCCCTGGTCGAGGCCGGCAAGGCGCCGTTCGCCAACCCGCGCAACACGGCTGCAGGATCGTTGCGGCAGAAGGACCCCCGGGTCACTGCCACCCGCAAGTTGCGGATGCTGGTCCACGGCATCGGGGCCCGCACCGGCTTTGAGATGACGCGTCAGTCGCAGGCCTATGAGTTGTTGTCCGCGTGGGGACTGCCGGTCTCGCCGCACGCCAAGGTGCTCGATGACCTGGGCGCCGTGGAGGAGTTCATCACCTATTTCGGCGAGCACCGCCACGACGCGGCTGAGCACGAGCTCGACGGGATTGTGATCAAGGTCGACGAGGTCGGGGTGCAGCGCCGTCTGGGGTCGACCTCGCGTGCGCCCCGCTGGGCGATCGCCTACAAGTATGCGCCCGAGGAGGTCACCACCAAGCTGCTCGACATCCGGGTCAACGTGGGGCGCACCGGACGGGTCACCCCCTATGCCGTGATGGAGCCGGTCAAGGTCGCGGGGTCCACGGTCGAGCAGGCGACCCTGCACAACGGCTATGAGGTAGAGCGCAAGGGGGTGCTGATCGGCGACACCGTGGTGCTGCGCAAGGCCGGTGACGTGATCCCCGAGGTCGTCGGCCCGGTCGCTGACCTGCGCGATGGCACCGAGGTGGCCTTCGTGATGCCGACGCAGTGTCCCTCCTGCGGCACGCCCCTGGCCGAGCAGAAGGAGGGCGACAAGGACATCCGTTGCCCCAACTCCCAGACCTGCCCCGCCCAACTGCGCGAACGACTGTTCTCCCTGGCCTCCCGCGGCGCCTTCGACATCGAGGCCCTCGGCGGGGAGGGGGTCAGTGCCCTGCTCGATGCCGAGGTGATCAAGGACGAGTCGACCCTGTTCCGGCTGACCGCCGAGGACATCGCACGGGTGCCGCTCTACACCCGCGCGGCGAAGAAGACCGACCCGCAGGACAAGGTCATCGACGGGCGCATCCTGTCGGCCAACGGCACCAAGCTGGTCGCCAATCTGGAGCAAGTGCGGTCCCAGCCGCTGTGGCGGGTGCTGGTCGCCCTGTCCATCCGGCACGTCGGGCCGACCGCAGCCCGGGCGCTGGCCACCGAGTTTGTCTCGATGGACCGGATCCGGGGGGCCTCGTTGGAGGAGCTTGCTGCCACCGAGGGCGTGGGCCCGACCATTGCGCAGTCAGTGACCGACTGGTTTGAGGTCGACTGGCACCGCCAGATCGTGGAGCGCTGGGCACAGGACGGGGTGCGGATGGCCGACGAGGTCGACGACTCGGTCGAGCGCACCCTTGAGGGGCTGACCATCGTGGTGACCGGCTCGCTGGACGGCTTCAGCCGCGACGAGTCCAAGGAGGCGATCGTCTCCCGCGGAGGGAAGGCGGCCGGCTCGGTCAGCAAGAAGACTGATTATGTGGTGGTCGGCGACAACGCGGGCTCCAAGGCCGACAAGGCCGAGCAGCTGGGCGTCCCGGTCCTCGATGAGGCCGGGTTCCGTCGGCTGCTGGAGACCGGGTCCCCAGACTGA
- a CDS encoding MFS transporter yields MDHVPDPARWRILLVLLAAIFMSLISVSIVNVALPAIQDGLGAAESQLQWVLSGYALTFGVVLVAAGRAGDVMGRGGIFLVGVLLFTLSSVAASFAPSAEWLIVARFAQGVGSGLLNPQGVGMIQQYFRGAERGRAFGYFGSTVGVSVAIGPVLGGLLIDAGGPDLGWRLTFLVNVPIGILTIVLALLWFPKPMIQRSAHAGTALSTVRLLDPIGSLLLAVAVLAILWPFMEARSSAVTWLLFPAGVLLVCLWLGWERRFKQHGGSPMVDLSVFRTRSFSNGTLIITLYFLGMTSIWVLIALYMQQGAGHSALEAGIVGLPSAVLSALAANWAGNRVLRLGRRLVIAGLYLALLGLGLSAAVVFLHEAVGLSVWWLLLTLSFIGMAQGTVISPNQTLTLAEVPLQYAGSSGAIMQTGQRMGTSIGIAVITAAVFSLLQATSWSTATALGFALIAGVILVALAVAYKDLYDRRGGATPHA; encoded by the coding sequence GTGGACCATGTCCCCGACCCCGCGCGCTGGCGGATCCTGCTGGTGCTGCTCGCGGCGATCTTCATGTCCCTGATCTCGGTGAGCATCGTCAACGTCGCGCTCCCGGCGATCCAGGACGGCCTGGGCGCTGCCGAGTCCCAGTTGCAGTGGGTGCTGTCCGGCTATGCCCTGACCTTCGGTGTCGTGCTCGTTGCCGCCGGCCGCGCAGGAGACGTGATGGGTCGCGGCGGCATCTTTCTGGTCGGCGTGCTGCTCTTCACCCTCTCCTCGGTCGCCGCCAGCTTCGCGCCGAGCGCCGAGTGGCTCATCGTCGCCCGCTTCGCCCAGGGCGTGGGCTCCGGGCTGCTGAACCCCCAGGGTGTCGGCATGATCCAGCAGTATTTTCGTGGCGCCGAGCGGGGTCGGGCCTTCGGCTACTTCGGCAGCACGGTGGGTGTGTCCGTGGCGATCGGGCCGGTGCTCGGCGGGTTGCTCATCGACGCCGGTGGCCCGGACCTGGGCTGGCGGCTCACCTTCCTGGTGAATGTGCCGATCGGGATCTTGACCATCGTCCTGGCGCTGCTCTGGTTCCCCAAGCCCATGATCCAGCGCAGCGCCCACGCCGGCACGGCGCTGAGCACCGTGCGCTTGCTGGACCCGATCGGCTCCCTGCTCCTGGCCGTCGCCGTCCTGGCGATCCTGTGGCCATTCATGGAAGCCCGGTCCTCGGCAGTGACCTGGCTGCTGTTCCCGGCCGGGGTGCTGCTGGTCTGCCTCTGGCTGGGCTGGGAGCGCCGGTTCAAGCAGCACGGCGGCAGCCCGATGGTGGACCTGAGCGTCTTCCGCACCCGCAGCTTCAGCAACGGCACGCTCATCATCACCCTGTACTTCCTGGGCATGACCAGCATCTGGGTGCTCATCGCGCTCTATATGCAGCAGGGCGCTGGCCACTCCGCGCTCGAGGCCGGCATCGTGGGGCTGCCGTCGGCCGTCCTGTCTGCCCTCGCGGCGAACTGGGCCGGCAACCGGGTGCTGCGGCTCGGGCGCCGACTCGTCATCGCCGGTCTCTATCTCGCGCTGCTCGGACTCGGCCTGAGCGCCGCCGTGGTCTTCCTCCACGAGGCCGTGGGCCTCAGCGTCTGGTGGTTGCTGCTCACCCTGTCCTTCATCGGGATGGCCCAGGGCACGGTGATCAGCCCGAATCAGACCCTCACCCTCGCCGAGGTGCCGCTGCAGTATGCCGGCAGCTCCGGTGCGATCATGCAGACCGGTCAGCGGATGGGCACCTCCATCGGCATAGCCGTCATCACCGCCGCGGTCTTCTCGCTGTTGCAGGCCACCAGCTGGTCGACCGCGACCGCTCTGGGCTTCGCCCTGATCGCCGGCGTCATCCTGGTGGCCCTGGCCGTGGCCTACAAGGACCTCTACGACCGGCGCGGCGGCGCCACGCCGCACGCCTGA
- a CDS encoding glutaredoxin family protein — protein sequence MRWLWFPMLAFFAYLAGEAAWEGRYWLAVVYAVVGGGLTYWLSPWQGGKTLRHEEVSAMSDSEREVVVYWRPGCAYCMRLKSSLGDLRDKVLWVNIWQDDDAAAFVRSVNDGNETVPTVVIDGEPHTNPDPGAVRERLEALT from the coding sequence ATGCGCTGGCTGTGGTTCCCGATGCTCGCCTTCTTCGCCTACCTGGCAGGGGAGGCGGCCTGGGAGGGTCGCTACTGGCTGGCCGTTGTCTATGCGGTGGTTGGGGGTGGCCTGACCTACTGGTTGAGCCCGTGGCAGGGTGGGAAGACCCTGCGACACGAGGAGGTCAGCGCGATGTCAGACAGCGAGCGTGAGGTGGTCGTCTACTGGCGACCGGGCTGTGCCTACTGCATGCGCCTGAAGTCCTCCCTCGGCGACCTGCGCGACAAGGTGCTCTGGGTCAACATCTGGCAGGACGACGACGCGGCCGCCTTCGTGCGCAGCGTGAATGACGGCAACGAGACGGTGCCGACCGTGGTGATCGACGGGGAGCCGCACACCAACCCCGACCCGGGCGCCGTCCGCGAGAGGCTGGAGGCACTGACATGA
- a CDS encoding DUF488 domain-containing protein, which yields MTQIATRRVYDGAPPGWHAILVDRVWPRGIAKDDLSATWLKEVGPSTELRTWFDHDPDKFEEFATRYRKELDGSDAFDELLKEVRGNKRVVLLYGAKDEEHNQAVVLADLLRDKL from the coding sequence ATGACACAGATCGCGACCCGGCGCGTCTATGACGGCGCACCTCCCGGATGGCACGCGATCCTGGTCGACCGCGTGTGGCCCCGCGGGATCGCCAAGGATGATCTGAGCGCCACCTGGCTCAAGGAGGTCGGCCCATCCACCGAGCTGCGCACGTGGTTCGACCACGACCCGGACAAGTTCGAGGAGTTCGCCACGCGCTACCGCAAGGAGCTCGACGGCTCCGATGCCTTCGACGAACTGCTCAAGGAGGTCCGCGGCAACAAGCGCGTGGTCCTGCTCTATGGCGCCAAGGACGAGGAGCACAACCAGGCCGTCGTCCTGGCTGACCTGCTCCGCGACAAACTCTGA
- the gatA gene encoding Asp-tRNA(Asn)/Glu-tRNA(Gln) amidotransferase subunit GatA: MPTVTDLTHLTAAQMADGLAAGEFTSVELTQAHLDRIAALNPVLNAFLQVDTDGALATAADVDSRRAAGEDLPRLAGVPIAVKDIACTQGIPTTAGSKTLEGWIPPYDATIVTRLKDAGMPILGKTNMDEFAMGSSTEHSAFGPTRNPWDLDRIPGGSGGGSSAAVAAFLAPLAIGSDTGGSIRQPGAVTGTVGAKPTYGGVSRYGVIALASSLDQIGPCARTITDAALLHEVIGGHDPMDSTSIDAPVPHLVAAVESGKSRDLTGTRIGIVRELTGEGYQAGVQARFDESVELLRQAGAEIVEVSCPHFQYAMAAYYLILPSEASSNLARYDAMRYGLRVGPDGVDAPSAEQVMAASRDAGFGDEVKRRIILGTYALSSGYYDAYYGQAQKVRTLIARDFEAAFEQADVLISPTAPTTAFKIGDKMEDPMAMYLNDIATIPANLAGIPGLSLPSGVADEDGLPVGIQILAPATQDQRMYAVGAALEALLAKQWGGSGSVLDRAPDVAATASNGSVTGAVSEEAK, encoded by the coding sequence ATGCCGACAGTCACCGATCTCACCCACCTCACCGCCGCGCAGATGGCCGACGGCCTGGCGGCCGGCGAGTTCACCTCCGTGGAGCTGACCCAGGCGCACCTGGACCGGATCGCCGCGCTCAACCCGGTGCTCAACGCCTTCCTGCAGGTGGACACCGACGGCGCCCTGGCGACCGCCGCCGACGTGGACTCCCGCCGCGCCGCGGGCGAGGACCTGCCGCGCCTGGCCGGTGTGCCGATCGCCGTCAAGGACATCGCCTGCACGCAGGGCATCCCGACCACGGCCGGATCCAAGACCCTTGAGGGCTGGATCCCGCCCTATGACGCCACGATCGTCACCCGCCTCAAGGACGCCGGGATGCCGATCCTGGGCAAGACCAACATGGACGAGTTCGCGATGGGCTCCTCCACCGAGCACTCCGCCTTCGGCCCGACCCGCAACCCGTGGGACCTGGACCGCATCCCCGGTGGCTCTGGCGGCGGCAGCTCGGCTGCGGTCGCGGCCTTCCTGGCTCCGCTGGCGATCGGCTCGGACACGGGCGGCTCGATCCGTCAGCCCGGAGCGGTCACCGGCACCGTCGGGGCCAAGCCGACCTATGGCGGGGTGTCCCGCTATGGCGTGATCGCCCTGGCCTCCAGCCTGGACCAGATCGGCCCGTGCGCCCGCACCATCACCGACGCGGCCCTGCTGCACGAGGTCATCGGCGGGCACGACCCGATGGACTCCACGAGCATCGACGCACCTGTCCCACACCTTGTCGCAGCTGTCGAGTCAGGCAAGTCCCGCGACCTGACGGGCACCCGCATCGGCATCGTCAGGGAGCTGACCGGCGAGGGCTACCAGGCCGGGGTGCAAGCCCGTTTCGATGAGTCCGTCGAGCTGCTGCGTCAGGCCGGCGCCGAGATCGTCGAGGTCTCCTGCCCACACTTCCAGTATGCGATGGCGGCCTACTACCTGATCCTGCCGAGTGAGGCCTCCTCCAACCTGGCCCGCTATGACGCGATGCGCTATGGCCTGCGCGTCGGACCGGACGGTGTGGACGCCCCCAGCGCCGAGCAGGTCATGGCGGCCAGCCGCGACGCCGGCTTCGGCGACGAGGTCAAGCGCCGCATCATCCTGGGCACCTACGCCCTGAGCTCGGGCTATTACGACGCCTACTACGGCCAGGCTCAGAAGGTCCGCACGCTGATCGCCCGGGACTTCGAGGCAGCGTTCGAGCAGGCTGACGTGTTGATCAGCCCGACCGCGCCGACCACCGCGTTCAAGATCGGCGACAAGATGGAGGACCCGATGGCGATGTATCTCAACGACATCGCCACCATCCCGGCCAACCTGGCTGGCATCCCCGGACTGTCGCTGCCCAGTGGGGTGGCGGACGAGGACGGCCTGCCCGTCGGCATACAGATCCTTGCCCCGGCCACCCAGGATCAGCGGATGTATGCCGTGGGGGCGGCCCTGGAGGCACTGCTCGCCAAGCAGTGGGGGGGGTCGGGCAGCGTGCTCGACCGGGCACCAGACGTCGCCGCGACGGCGAGCAACGGATCTGTCACCGGAGCAGTCAGCGAGGAGGCGAAGTGA
- a CDS encoding maltokinase N-terminal cap-like domain-containing protein, which translates to MAIIHRATLTPTKLELVQPWLGRQPWGGSGELELVGSYRFDDPVGEVGIEAMLIRRGGEVLHVPMTYRAAPLHEAQEHLIGTTQHSVLGERSVYAAAGDPVALACYARVLAGEQDQAVYEVYDGDTLVEVRDQTVRLTVESPTTSTPEVQLAHVVDDVEGTHRLVATWEGGSGAVAAGSAAYVHTSTTIGLTGDVANIGEVLEVLDHEDDV; encoded by the coding sequence ATGGCCATCATCCACCGGGCGACCCTCACACCGACCAAGCTCGAGCTCGTGCAGCCCTGGCTGGGCCGTCAGCCGTGGGGCGGGTCGGGTGAGCTCGAACTGGTCGGCTCCTATCGCTTTGACGATCCTGTCGGAGAGGTCGGCATCGAAGCAATGCTCATCCGGCGCGGGGGCGAGGTGCTGCACGTGCCGATGACCTATCGCGCGGCTCCGCTCCATGAGGCGCAGGAGCACCTGATCGGCACCACACAGCACTCGGTGCTCGGCGAGCGCAGCGTCTACGCCGCGGCGGGTGACCCGGTCGCCCTGGCCTGCTATGCCCGAGTCCTCGCCGGCGAGCAGGACCAGGCGGTCTACGAGGTCTACGACGGCGACACCCTGGTCGAGGTGCGGGACCAGACAGTGCGGCTCACCGTGGAGTCGCCGACGACCAGCACCCCAGAGGTGCAGCTGGCGCACGTCGTCGATGACGTCGAGGGAACGCACCGGCTGGTGGCCACCTGGGAAGGCGGCAGCGGGGCAGTCGCTGCTGGGAGCGCTGCCTACGTGCACACGAGCACGACGATTGGTCTCACCGGTGACGTCGCAAACATCGGCGAGGTCCTGGAAGTCCTCGATCACGAGGACGACGTCTGA
- the gatC gene encoding Asp-tRNA(Asn)/Glu-tRNA(Gln) amidotransferase subunit GatC: protein MSELSRDDVAHVAMLARIQLTDEELDRLAGQLDQIVGWVGQINEVAADDVPPMSHPLPLTNVTRADEVRPSLTAEQALANAPASELDRFSVPRILDEE from the coding sequence ATGTCCGAACTGTCCCGCGACGATGTCGCGCACGTCGCCATGCTGGCCCGCATCCAGCTCACCGATGAGGAGCTCGACCGCCTCGCCGGCCAGCTCGACCAGATCGTCGGGTGGGTCGGCCAGATCAATGAGGTCGCGGCCGATGACGTGCCGCCGATGAGCCACCCGCTGCCGCTGACCAACGTCACCCGCGCCGACGAGGTGCGCCCCAGCCTGACCGCCGAGCAGGCGCTCGCCAACGCGCCGGCGTCCGAGCTGGACCGGTTCAGCGTCCCCCGCATCCTGGACGAGGAGTGA